The genome window TGGCTTGGCATACCGGAAGAAGGGTAGAGCCGGATCCAAAGCTCGGATCATCCGAAGGCGACCGGTCTGCAAATGTTTGCCTGCCAGTCCCGCCACATGTGCGCCCATGCTGAATCCGACGAGCTGGAGATCCTCGAAACGCATTCCCGCCTCCTGATGCAGGAAGTCCACGAACTTGGCCAAAACCTGACCCACCGGCTTGACCCTATAGCTGGCCGTTATATAGTCCGCTATGGCTCCACGTCCCCAGTCCACGGTGAAGATGTTGTAGTTGCCATTTCTCAGATCAAAGTAAGCTGGCAATAGCTCGTTGTACATGTTGGCATTTTCATTGCCCAACCAGCCGTGAATAAGGATTCTGAAAAGTATAAGATATTAGTTagaatttttaatcaaatatCTCAATCATATAATTCTTCAGTGCAACCTTAATACGTTTTTATCCCGTAAACCAAGCTTCCATTGGCCGTAGGGCTTTTAAAACCGTAATTGGCTATCGAAATGGCTCTCAAAACTCGCACATAATGGTCGGGTAGCTTTCATCCGGCTGCACTCACCTGGTGGGATTGAAGGGACTGAAGCGAGACCGTCGCAACGAGGCGGCATCGTAGAGATTCACCGGTTCGCTGGTGAACTGCCGGTTCTGTTCCTGGTCCCCCTTGTTCATCACGTTCAGACCAAAGGCGGCGGTCAGCGTGTTGCCCACGACCTGCTGGAATAGCCGGCGATGTGGCAATGCCTTCTCGGATTTCGATGGTCCTGTCTGGCGGTTGGCATTGTCCTGCGGGACCAGGGTGTGCAGGTGGAAGTAGGTGTGGTGCTCGGCGCTGTACAGCAATTTGTAGTCCGGCTGCAGGCGGAGTAATTGCTGTTCAACCGAACTGGGCCCGTGGGCCAAGTAATGCCTCTCCAACTGCTCCTGCCGCCCATGCTGATCATCCAATATTGGCAGCTGGCCGGGACTCATTAGGCCAGACGACAGCAGTGGCATTTGTGTGTCAAAGTAGTTCGTCTGCCACCGCTCACCGCCCCGATTTCTCATCCACATCATCATTGTTCCCATTCTGAGGGCACTTTCCACTTCATTTGTCACTTTTACTTGCACTGCGGGTCTCGGGCTCGGATTCGTCTTCGCCAGagtcatcgccatcgccatagTCATCACCTTCTCCTCCTGCTGCAATTGATTGTTGTCTGCAGCGACATTATAGTCCTCAGAACCAGGCCTGTAATCAGACGCTTTCAGCTTTGCTGCAGCGAGCCACAAACAAACTGGTGTCAACGAAATGAAAGTGCATTAGTCTCGAAACTGTGCAACTAGACCAATCCGCAAATGAGTAAGGCACACAAAGAAAAACCAGAAATCATTGATATTTAAATAGGTGTTTTTGAtgattttccacattttcacAGCACTGTTTAATAGaatcttaaaaaatattttgcataaacTTTTAAAAAAGTGACACAACCAGTAGTTTTTGATTCTGATA of Drosophila mauritiana strain mau12 chromosome 3R, ASM438214v1, whole genome shotgun sequence contains these proteins:
- the LOC117142311 gene encoding vitellogenin-3; the encoded protein is MAGFRSVQFSSALQFVEERSDFENMGNVGHLAVVLQAVCLWLAAAKLKASDYRPGSEDYNVAADNNQLQQEEKVMTMAMAMTLAKTNPSPRPAVQVKVTNEVESALRMGTMMMWMRNRGGERWQTNYFDTQMPLLSSGLMSPGQLPILDDQHGRQEQLERHYLAHGPSSVEQQLLRLQPDYKLLYSAEHHTYFHLHTLVPQDNANRQTGPSKSEKALPHRRLFQQVVGNTLTAAFGLNVMNKGDQEQNRQFTSEPVNLYDAASLRRSRFSPFNPTRILIHGWLGNENANMYNELLPAYFDLRNGNYNIFTVDWGRGAIADYITASYRVKPVGQVLAKFVDFLHQEAGMRFEDLQLVGFSMGAHVAGLAGKHLQTGRLRMIRALDPALPFFRYAKPKERLTAEDADYVEVLHTSVGSYGFDRPVGHADFYANWGSQQPGCFWHECSHWRAFMLFAESLARDQATGFLSQGCPAAEWQQLTRFQRCPKDTGVVQTMGGDLANVSAEFLAQRQGVYYFQTNDQPPYVLAQNASSKRAAHIQINSEMAERT